The following DNA comes from Peribacillus sp. FSL E2-0218.
CTCAGGAAGTCGCCTCAAACCTTGTAATGCTTGATAATAAACATGTTAGCACCCATGAGAGAGCTACGTGAATAACTATTAGGTTGGTGTAGAAATGTCTGAGATCCAAAAACCCGTTTATGGAGGGCAGGCTGTTGTGGAAGGCGTCATGTTCGGCGGCAAACATCACACAGTCACTGCGGTCCGCCGCAAGGATTCAACGATCGCTTATTATCATTTACCGCGTGAATCGAAGCCTGCTGTAAAGCTTATGAAAAAAATACCGTTTCTGCGGGGGATCGTATCTTTGATCCAATCCAGTGCTACCGGCTCGAAACATCTGAACTTTTCCACAGAACAGTATGAAGAAGAAGACGGGGAAAAACAGGTCGAAACGAAAAAAGAAACGAAAGAACCTTCTAAATTAAGTCTTTGGCTAGGTGTTGCCGTGATCGGTGTCATCTCCTTCCTATTCGGGAAATTGCTTTTCACTTTGATTCCTGTCTTCCTCGCAAAATTGACGGAACCCATTTTCAGTGGCCAGACGGCTCAGGTGTTAGTGGAAAGCTTGTTCAAGCTGATCTTATTGCTCGTATATATTTATGTAGTCTCCTTGACGCCATTGATCAAGCGAGTCTTTCAATATCACGGAGCTGAGCATAAGGTGATCAATTGCTTCGAAAGCGGAAAAGAATTGACTGTGGCAAATGTGCAGGCAAGTTCCCGCCTTCATTATCGCTGTGGCAGCAGTTTCATTTTATTTACTGTCATTGTAGGAATGTTTGTCTATCTTCTCGTACCAATCGATCCGTTATGGGTTCGTGTCGTCAATCGCATTTTGCTTATCCCCGTCGTGCTAGGCATTGCCTTCGAGGTATTGCAGGCAACGAACAAATTAAAGGATATTCCTATTCTGCGCTACCTTGGTTACCCTGGACTTTGGCTTCAGTTATTAACGACCAAGGCCCCCACCGATGATCAAGTGGAAGTCGCATTGGCATCCTTCCACGAATTGTTAAGAATGGAAAAAGAAACTGAAAAAGGTTTAGAGTCGGATGTTATTGTGTAAAAAACTATACACAATTAAATCATGAAATAACATATACTACCTAAGGGAATGATCTTCATTTTTTTGAAATATTTTATATGAAGAATGTTTAAAATAAGCCAAAAATGCTTATGATGCTCTTAAGGAGGTGTCTTTGTTGAAACGTTTCATATCTTTCATGATATACGGAATCATCGCCCTCGGAGTCCTCGGATTATTGAGCCGACTATTTAATGACCCGATTGGCTTTTTCAGGAACATTCTCATAATAGCCATTGTCGCAGGGATTATTTATATGATTTATACCGGATTAACAAAGGGTAAACCAGTGAAAAAAGAGCAGCAGGCATTCCGGAAGGCTGCCCGCCAATCGAAAAAGAGGCTGAAAAGCCGAACGTCGAAAAAAGATAATGTGGCTAGCTTTTCTGCAGCAAAATCTTCAAAGAAAATAAAAGTGAGAAAGAAAACGGATAGCCATCTTACCGTCATCGAAGGAAAAAAGAACAAAAAGAAAAACCGGGCTTCTTTTTAAGAGCCTGGTTCAGTTTGTAGACAAAGGGGTTCGGAATTATTCCGGACCCCCTTTTGAATTCCCCTCCTGAAAACAAGAAATCCACATTGCAGCTGCGACAGTGATTTGCTTGTCTTGGGCATTTCTTACAATTCACCATCCAAAACCGTTGCGGTCTGCGGCCTCGTGATTGGGCATCCATCTTTCAAACAGCCTTCAGAACCCGCTGTACTTCTTTCATTCACTATTGAGGATGGAACGGTCATACAGTAAGAAACCAAAAAAACTGCAGACAAAGCTCCATTATCAGCGAGTTTGTCTGCAGTACCCGGTTTCTTTTTAAAGAACCGGATTTTTCATCAATAGGACCAGTGCTTTAGGAATTCTTTCGTCCGCTCTCGGCCCCGATTGATCAATTCAACCTTCTTTTCATCATTCAGATTGAAATCCATGGCGGAAATCCCCTTCATGGGGATAAAAACAATATTCTGGACATGCTTTTTGGAAATGTAACGAGCATCATGGGCATCTTTCATCGTCTTGAACAGGGCGGAAAACAATTCAACCGCATTGTCCACCTCATGCGGTTTCCATATCTCATCGACACTTAGGCGCAAGCCTATGACCGGCCTTTCCTTCCTAACCTGATCAGAATTGAATAACCACATGGGAAAATTACTCAACACACCTCCATCAACAAATAGGAAAGTGCTCTTCCCTGCGTCAAGCTTGACGGGCTCAAAGAAATAAGGAATGCTGCAGCTCATCCTTACTGCCTTGGCCACCGGAAATGTGAATGGATCGAATCCATAGTTCGGCAAATCATCAGGCAATACAACCAATTTCCCATGCGTGATATCAGATGTAATGATACGGAGGGAATTCGGCCGAACATCCTTAAAGGTGACCACCCCTCTTTCGGCAAGCTTTCCGGCAATCCATGCCTCCATCGCATCACCTTTATAGAGCCCCAGTTTCCAATATACAAGGAGCCATTTGGCGAGCGGAATGGGCAAGAGTCCCCGCCTTTTATCCAGGAGACTGCTTAAATCTATATCAAAAAAAAGCTTTTCCATTTCTTTTCCGGTATATCCAGCAGCCACGAAAGCAGCTATTATCGAACCTGCACTTGTACCGGCTGTCCTATGAAAAACAAATCCCCGATCCTCCAATTCCTGCAGGGCCCCCACTAAACCATAGCCTTTAATCCCGCCTCCGGAAAAAACGCCGTCAATAATCATAGCTGCCCTCCCCTAATCCGGTCTTTACATTTTTAAGCGGGGTTAGGGCCAATTATGACCATTTTATCTGAAAAATTCCTTCATCACGTAAAATACTGAATTTCCGCTTTAGGGAAAAATTCAGCTATATACCCGCGGATGGTCGTCTCCAGTTCGGCGGCTTCTTCGTTTTGATAAACATATTTCCCGATACCATACCGCCCCCATTTATACTTGCGCTTTGATTCATCCAGTTCCAATTTCGTTTTTGGGTAGTTTTTTTGGATAACTTTTTTTGCCGGGCCTGTAAACCGATGCTGGATCAGTTCAAACGTCAAGTCAGGGATATCCACGCCTTCCAACGCCACACTTAATCGTTCGAATAATTCATGATAGCCTTCCTCCCACCCTTCATGACGATAAATCGGGGCAACGATGAATCCGAGCGGATATCCCGCGCCTGCCACTTTACGAGCTGCCTCCATTCTTTCCTCGAAGGTGGAGGTTCCGGGTTCAAAATTTTTAATCACATAACGGGAATTGATGCTGAACCGAAATCTTGTTTTTCCGTTATGCTCGGCATCCAAAAGGTGATCGACGTGATGGAATTTGGTTACGAATCTGAGAACCCCATATTCACTCTTTCCAAAATATTCGATGGCCCGTTTTAATGAATGCGTCAAATGATCGATGCCGACGATATCAGATGTACAGGCAGCCTCAAACCGGGTGATTTCAGGCTTTCTCTCTTCGATATACTTTTCTGCTGCCTCGAAGATTTCATCAAGATTCACATAAGTCCTAATATAAGGTTTTGATCCAAGTGTTGTCTGCAAATAACAATAATGGCAATGTCCCATACATCCAGTGGCAAGCGGGATCGCATATTCAGCAGAAGGCTTGGAGGTATCGAATTTCAATGTTTTTCTGATCCCTACCACGAGCGTCGATTTGGCTACACGGTATTTCTGCAAATCATTTTCTCCTGGAAGGTCCCTGATTTGGTTGTGTGAGGTTGTCTCGCGGATTTCAACATTCATATCCTCGAATTTCTTTTTCAATTCCCTGCCCAGCGGATATTCCAAAGCCTTAGGTTCGATGTAAACTAACTGTGGGATAAATGGTTTCATATCGTTCTCCATTCTTGTAGTCCTGTTCAGTCCTTACTTTGAACAAAACAATATAATTGATACAGATAGCTTTTCTTTATTCTGTTATCCTCATGATTGTTTTTAGTTGGAAATTAAAATGAAGGTGGCCTAGGGAAAGGAAAATGGCCATCTATATCCCTTCAGGGGCTGAGGCAATGTTCATGGAATGCAAAAAGAAGACCAAATCACATACTTCGGTCTTCTTCATATTAGAAAAATAAAAATTGAACACATGATAGGTTACATGCTGAGAAAAAAAAGCCGTTAAGGTTGAAGAGCACCTTAACGGCTTATCAGCTAGCTTAGAGTCCGCATTTCAATTGTGCGCCGCAATTGGTGCAAGTGTTACAGCCGCCCATTTCCTGAACTTCGCCTTTACGGCAGACAGGACAGGTGTTGCCAACTTCCGATCCAATCGTCACATTCGTCGAACGCAGTTCATTTATCGTGTCGACCAATACGACTTTTTTCTTTACTTCCACATCTGTCAATTCGTCCATTTCAAGCTGCTCGTCCATTTGGTTTTCTTCCGCTTTAAGCGTAAGGACCTGACTGTCACGGCTGCCATCTACATACACGGTACCGCCTTTTGCTCCGCCTTTGTATAGACGTTCATATACTTTTTCAACTTGCTCGACCGTATATCCCTTTGGTGCATTGACCGTTTTACTGATTGAGCTGTCAATCCAGCGTTGAATGATGCATTGAACATCAGCATGAGCTTCAGGTGCTAATTCCATCGCGGAAATGAACCATTTTGGAAGCTCTTCCGTGGCCGCTTCCGGATGGCGATCCAGGTATTCCTGGACGATATCGGCCTTCACTTCAATGAATTTACCGAGACGCCCGCTGCGGAAATAGGTGAAGGAGAAATACGGTTCTAGCCCCGTTGATACCCCGACCATCGTTCCTGTGCTTCCTGTAGGCGCCACTGTCAATAAATGAGAGTTCCGGATGCCATGTGCAGCAACACTTTCCCTGATATCTTCCGGCATTTTTTCCATGAATCCGGTTTGAGTGAAACGTGCTCTAAGCACATCGGTTTCTTCATCGGTCGTACCGACCAGGAACGGGAAGCTGCCTTTTTCTTTCGCTAGTTCCACGGAAGCCCTGTAAGCTGTAGTCGCAATCGTTTCGAATACCTTGTCGACGAGGAGATTTCCTTCCTCCGAGCCGTATTCCGTTTCACAGTAGATTAACAGATCATGCAGACCCATGACACCAAGGCCTACCCGCCGCTCGCCAAGGGCTTGTTTTTTGTTTTCATCCAAGAAATAAGGAGTGGCGTCAATGACATTGTCCTGCATGCGCACACCGACTTCCACCGTTACTTTAAGCTTCTCGAAATCGACGGTTTTATTGTCTTTATCAGCCATTTCAGCCAGATTGACAGCCGCAAGGTTACATACTGAATATGGGGCCAATGGCTGTTCTCCACATGGATTCGTGGCAACGACCTGTTGACCATAAGCTTTCGCATTTGTCATTTCATTGGCATTATCAATGAAGAAAATGCCTGGTTCAGCAGAATATGTCGCACAAATGTTAATCAAGTTCCAAAGCTCTTTAGCGCGGATTTTACGGTAGACACGGACTTTATGGCCCATTTTCTCCCATTCACGAACATCGCCGACTTTATGCCATTCTTCATTATAAACTGCCATTTCTTCGGAATTATAGCTTTCCACGTCAGGGAAGCGTAATTCATACTCTTCGTCTCGTTCTGCCGCTTCCATGAATTCCTTCGTCAAACAGATCGAAATGTTGGCGCCCGTAAGAAAATCAGGATTATGAACGCTGTAGGTTCCGCCCGTACGGAGTTTGTCCTCTGCATCTTTAATGATTTTCTCGTTAAACCCGCCCAGTCCAGGAATCTCTTTATAATTGATGATACCTTGATACATGGCCATTTCCTGTTCGGTATGCGCAGTGAACTTCAGCTTATCGGTCGCATATTTCTTGATGGCTTCATCTTTCGTGTTTTCCACCAGGTAACGAAGGATCCGTGGATTTTGCATTTTAGAAATGATGAATTCCGCAATATCCGGGTGCCAATCAGCAAGCATGATCATTTGCGCACCGCGTCTGCTGCCGCCCTGCTCAACAAGATGTGTCAATTTCGCAATATCATCAAGCCATGAC
Coding sequences within:
- a CDS encoding patatin-like phospholipase family protein, which gives rise to MIIDGVFSGGGIKGYGLVGALQELEDRGFVFHRTAGTSAGSIIAAFVAAGYTGKEMEKLFFDIDLSSLLDKRRGLLPIPLAKWLLVYWKLGLYKGDAMEAWIAGKLAERGVVTFKDVRPNSLRIITSDITHGKLVVLPDDLPNYGFDPFTFPVAKAVRMSCSIPYFFEPVKLDAGKSTFLFVDGGVLSNFPMWLFNSDQVRKERPVIGLRLSVDEIWKPHEVDNAVELFSALFKTMKDAHDARYISKKHVQNIVFIPMKGISAMDFNLNDEKKVELINRGRERTKEFLKHWSY
- a CDS encoding DUF1385 domain-containing protein, with protein sequence MSEIQKPVYGGQAVVEGVMFGGKHHTVTAVRRKDSTIAYYHLPRESKPAVKLMKKIPFLRGIVSLIQSSATGSKHLNFSTEQYEEEDGEKQVETKKETKEPSKLSLWLGVAVIGVISFLFGKLLFTLIPVFLAKLTEPIFSGQTAQVLVESLFKLILLLVYIYVVSLTPLIKRVFQYHGAEHKVINCFESGKELTVANVQASSRLHYRCGSSFILFTVIVGMFVYLLVPIDPLWVRVVNRILLIPVVLGIAFEVLQATNKLKDIPILRYLGYPGLWLQLLTTKAPTDDQVEVALASFHELLRMEKETEKGLESDVIV
- a CDS encoding SA1362 family protein, giving the protein MKRFISFMIYGIIALGVLGLLSRLFNDPIGFFRNILIIAIVAGIIYMIYTGLTKGKPVKKEQQAFRKAARQSKKRLKSRTSKKDNVASFSAAKSSKKIKVRKKTDSHLTVIEGKKNKKKNRASF
- a CDS encoding vitamin B12-dependent ribonucleotide reductase, with the translated sequence MSVVIKDALKVDLERLNKDISLFPQVHPVTADMKMTHKGVSRLVMLDRYSFKDTEKITLSAGDFVVLTIKEDPKFPARGLGYIVEIDWETKKAKVLVDDEFRGVLDNPEEVETGIVNRPLDIIEKPLEIFYEQIAKRNATGLASVETTEEKRTEWFNKFYQELKNLHFVPAGRVLYGAGSNTDVTYFNCYVMPFVPDSREGISEHRKQVMEIMSRGGGVGTNGSTLRPRNTLAKGVNGKSSGSVSWLDDIAKLTHLVEQGGSRRGAQMIMLADWHPDIAEFIISKMQNPRILRYLVENTKDEAIKKYATDKLKFTAHTEQEMAMYQGIINYKEIPGLGGFNEKIIKDAEDKLRTGGTYSVHNPDFLTGANISICLTKEFMEAAERDEEYELRFPDVESYNSEEMAVYNEEWHKVGDVREWEKMGHKVRVYRKIRAKELWNLINICATYSAEPGIFFIDNANEMTNAKAYGQQVVATNPCGEQPLAPYSVCNLAAVNLAEMADKDNKTVDFEKLKVTVEVGVRMQDNVIDATPYFLDENKKQALGERRVGLGVMGLHDLLIYCETEYGSEEGNLLVDKVFETIATTAYRASVELAKEKGSFPFLVGTTDEETDVLRARFTQTGFMEKMPEDIRESVAAHGIRNSHLLTVAPTGSTGTMVGVSTGLEPYFSFTYFRSGRLGKFIEVKADIVQEYLDRHPEAATEELPKWFISAMELAPEAHADVQCIIQRWIDSSISKTVNAPKGYTVEQVEKVYERLYKGGAKGGTVYVDGSRDSQVLTLKAEENQMDEQLEMDELTDVEVKKKVVLVDTINELRSTNVTIGSEVGNTCPVCRKGEVQEMGGCNTCTNCGAQLKCGL
- the splB gene encoding spore photoproduct lyase, yielding MKPFIPQLVYIEPKALEYPLGRELKKKFEDMNVEIRETTSHNQIRDLPGENDLQKYRVAKSTLVVGIRKTLKFDTSKPSAEYAIPLATGCMGHCHYCYLQTTLGSKPYIRTYVNLDEIFEAAEKYIEERKPEITRFEAACTSDIVGIDHLTHSLKRAIEYFGKSEYGVLRFVTKFHHVDHLLDAEHNGKTRFRFSINSRYVIKNFEPGTSTFEERMEAARKVAGAGYPLGFIVAPIYRHEGWEEGYHELFERLSVALEGVDIPDLTFELIQHRFTGPAKKVIQKNYPKTKLELDESKRKYKWGRYGIGKYVYQNEEAAELETTIRGYIAEFFPKAEIQYFT